The Mesorhizobium sp. M3A.F.Ca.ET.080.04.2.1 genome contains the following window.
TCTCAACCTCACCACGCAGGGTACGATTGAAGCGGTTTCGAACCAGCACGAAGACCGCACCAAGAATGGCGAACGCAACCATCCCCGGCGGCACCAGGAAAATCGGCGGCAAGGTCTGCGGTTTGGCCGGCGGCCATGCTGGCGAAAGGATGGAGACGCCAGCTGAGGGAGCTCCGATGCGCCTTATCAGATCCTGCTGGCGGCTCAGCAACTCGTTGTATCGCTGCGTGAGAAGGCTGACCTGGGGCTCGAGCGCGCGCAGCCCGGAGAGCCGGGTAGCGGTGTCGGCTGCGACCGCATCGAGAACATTCTTGCGATCTTCCAGGGCGCCAACCTGAGCCCGATAGGTGTTCACCTCCGCCTCAACGCGCGCAACGCCTTGCTCGATCTCATTGGCGATGGCGGTGCTTAGATCCTTGTCCGCCGGCGCGCTGGCCTGACGAACCGCAAGGTCGGCCAACTCCGGCGTGCCCAGGGCATCGGCGAGCGAGCCGACCGGAGCGTTCTCCTTGCGAAGATCATGGATGTGTTGAAGGCGCGATTCCATCGCCGCCAGATCGGCCTTGGACATGGATATTTGCTGGCTGAGATCGGCTCTTTCCCTGGCCGCGCTATCAGCCGAGCCTTGATCGACGGCGCCATGGCTCAGCCGGTATTTTTCCAACCGATCGGTCGCCGCAACGAGGTCGGTCTGCACGCGGGGCAGATTGGCGACGACTGCGTCGAGCTCCAGCCTGTCCTCGGCCTGCCGCTTTTTCGCGAGCTCGTCGACATAGACCTGGGCAAAAGTATTGGCCACCGTGGCGGCTCGCACCGGATCTTCATCCGCAAAAGCGACGGAGATGATCCTCGATCGCAGTTCCTGCCCAATCCTTGTCCTGTTCCTGAGCAGCTTCAGGTCGGAATCGACCGCCGCTTGCGCGCTTTGCGGCCAAAGCCGCTCGAGAATCCCCGCTGCAAATGCGCTTTTTGGTGCAGGGCCCGGGCCGGGCCTGGAAATCCCGGTTTTGGACGCGCCCTGCCCCGGCGTGCTGCCTTCCACCTTATGAAGCGCTGTCGCGACACGGCGCAGATGGCCCTGCGACGAGAGCATGGTGATGTGATCGTCGATGCTGGAATCGATGAGATCCTGTGCAGAAGAGCCGCCGGGTGCAAGCGAACTGCGTGCAGGCGGATCGATTATCAATTGGCTGGTAGCCTCAAACATCACGGGACGAACGAGGCCCACAAGTGCCGCGAGGACCCCTCCAACAACGGCAAAGGCAAGGATTGACCATTTTCTTCTCCCCAACGCCACTGCAAGCTGGCTCGATGCAGCTTGCGTGTCGGCGCGTTCACGTCGCGGCCGTATCCGCTCCCTGTTTTCAAGAAGCGGGGGCGTTGGTTGAGCGGCGGCTCGTGGGAGTCTAATGCGGCTGATGGCTGAACCTGCCATTTCATACTCCTGCCATGTCGAGGGTGCGAGATGGATCAATCGGGACCTTTTCCCGCCTGGCTTCGTTCAGCCAGGCTTGAAACATGAACGCCGACCACAATTCGCGAGAGCGATCCTGGCCTCGCATGTGATCGAGCCAGCAATCTTGCACCCTGGTGCTATCCAGCACGTTCTCGCCGTCGCGCCGCATGTCTGCGAGAAGATCGGTCGCCCAGTTGCGCAGCGGTCCCCTCAGCCAAGCGGCGACGGGCACGTCGAACCCCTGCTTCGGCCGGTCGATCAACCGGTCCGGAAGATAGCGGCGCAGCAGATTGCGAAGAATCCACTTGCCGCTGCCGTTGCGCACCTTCGCTTCCGAAGGAAGGCGCCAGGCGAACTCCACAACCCGGTGGTCCAGCAGTGGACAACGCCCTTCAAGGCCGTTGGCCATGGTCGCCCGATCCAGCTTTACCAATATGTCGCCGGGCAGATAGCCGGCCATGTCGTCGTAGAGAAGTCGCGACAGCAGCCCGTCGAGTTTCGGTGCGCTGTCGATCGACCCGGACTGACTGTGGCGAGTGAGGCGCGCAGCCGGTGGTGTCACCAACCGCCGATACAATTCATCCTCATGCCTTGCGGTAAGCAAGCCGGCGAGACGATCGAGCCGGTCGCTGCGCAGCATATGGCGCACATTTGCCGCAAGCGGCAGACCGCGCAGGAAATCCTCGCGCGCCACACGGGCCAGCAAGCTTAGTCCCGACGCCATGGTTCGCCGCACCATCAGGGGAAGGCTTTGTTGGCGCTTCAACCGGTTCGCCATAAAGTGGCGGCCATAGCCGGCGAAGCACTCGTCTCCGCCGTCGCCCGACAGGGCGACCGTGACGTGTTGGCGGGCGAGCCGCGCCACCAGCAAAGTTGGAATTTGGGATTCGTCGGCGAACGGCTCGTCCCATATCCGCGGCAGCTCGGGAATGACCTCGCGCGCCGCATCTGGCGAAAGGTGAAGCTCGGTATGATCGGTACCGAGATGTCGTGCCACCTCGGCCGCATAGGGAGCCTCGTCAAAGCCTCCCTCCGCAAAAGCGATAGTGAACGTGCGAACCGCGCTTCTGGATTGCGCCTGCATCAGGGCTACGACGGTGGAGCTGTCGATCCCGCCCGACAGAAAGCCGCCCAACGGCACGTCGGCGACCATCCGTTCGCGAACCGCCAGCCGAAGCAGCTCGTCAAGCTCATCAGTCAATTCGTCGTCGCTGCCGAGGATCGGCCGTTCGAGGCCTTTCGCGGCCACTTCGGCCAGCGACCACCAGTGATCGACACGCTGGCAGAGCGAGACCGCACTGCCCGCCTCGGCAAGATCCGTGGATCTGACCGAGAGCAGCGAACCGGGTGGCAGCTTGAACACGCCTCGCCAGATGCATTTGTGATCGGGCACCCATCCTTTCGAGAGCATGGACCCCGCGGCATCAAGGTCGAGTTCTGGGCAGAAGAGCGGAAAGCGACTGATTGCCTTGAGTTCCGAAGCAAAGACCAGGGCATGCCCGGCGAGAGCGACGTAGAGCGGCTTTTTGCCCATTCGATCCCGGGCTAGGTGAAGCGTTCTGGTCTTCAGGTCCCACAACGCAAACGCAAACATGCCGGCAAAGCGCTTGAGCGCCGCTTCGAGACCCCAGGTCTCGATCGCAACCAGCATCACTTCAGTGTCGCCGGTGCTGTGAAACTGGTGCCCCGCAGCTTCGAGCTCGCGCCGCAGGTCACGGAAATTGTAGATCTCACCGTTGAAGGAGATCACATACCGATCGCTGGCGGAACGCATTGGCTGCCGCCCTGCCCCAGACAAGTCCACGATCGCCAGCCGACGGTGGCCCAGCGCAATCCCCGCGTCGCGATCTGTCCAGAGTCCCTCGCCGTCAGGCCCGCGGTGGCGAAGTGACCGCGTCATCTCCCCTATCGCCTCGAGCGACTTCGGATCCCTACAGGCGGCGACGAGGATTCCAGCAATCCCACACATCACGCAATCCTTGCATGCTGGAGCCCGTGGCGGAGTTCCTGGCGCATTCCTGCAACCAGGCAGAAAGTCAGCGCGAACCAGACGATCGGGTGGCGGATGATCAGATGCGGCATGCTGAAGACCACCACCGAAGCGAGAAGCACCGACAGCGCGTCGAAGCGGCTGCGCCAGGCCGACATGGCTGCTGATCCGACGATCCAGACCAAGGCGAGGACCGCCACCAGCCCACCCTGAAGGTAAAGATCAAGAATGGTGTTGTGAGCTTCGAACGGTCGCTCCAGGAACTGCCTGTCCGCCACCGGCGGACGCTCCAGGTGCGGACCGGGGCCAAGGCCAAGCGAACCGGATTGCAGTCCCTTCTCGATTGCCTCGTTCCATAGAAAGACCCGAAGTTCGAATGTCTCTGCCGTCGCTTCGCCGCCTCCGTCCTTGGTGAGGCTCTTGGCGAAGCTTGCGACGCTGCTCTCCTCGGTGACAGCATATGGCGCCGCCGCCAACGCGAGAGGAGCGGCGCCGATCATCAGCAAAAGCGCGATTTGCCGAGCAAGGCTGGGCCTGTTGCCATTGGATGCGAACCATGCCCTCGATCGCAGACCCAGAAATACGAGACCGCTCAGAATGGTCGTGTAGAGATATGTATCGCTTTTGGTCAGCCGTCCGACATAGATGATGGGGATCAGGCTGGAGAGCGCCAGGAACTGAGCCCATCGATTTCTGCTGGTCGCTGCCAAATGCAGTGCCAATGGACCGAAGACGGCACAATAGAGCGCGAGTTGGTTCGGGTTCTCGGACCAGCCGCGGAAACGATCCCAATACCACGGATCGACTCCGGGCTGATGGATTCCGCCAAAGGCCAGTCCAACTTGGATCGCAAAGGCACAGACGGCGATTGCGACCATCCACCAGGCGCTACGCCGCAGATGGAACTCGGCATTGGGCTCCAATACCGCGAGGCAGGTGAAGCTCGCCAATAGCCCATAGGCCATGGCGTCGTGCGACAGCCCGGTGAGATAGAGCACGGTGGTGAAATAGCCCACTACCGTGCCGATCGCCAAAGTCAGCGACAGGAGAAGCCAAAAACCCGCCAGTTGCAGAGAGGCCGCCGTCACTTCGATGCGGCCTCCCGCCAGGATTCGGCCGATCGAAAGCATGATCCAGATCGCGAGGAAAAATTCGCCGTACCCCAATGGCAGACCCGGAACGGATATCTGCGAAGCGAAGGAGAGGGCAACGCCCGCGGCGAGCAATGCATCGCGTATCATCGTCGCGCCTCGTCCAACCGTCGGTTCGCGATGCGCTTCGCCATGGCGGTGTGAGCAAGACCGCCTCCTGGCCGAGCCGTTAGGACATGCCTGTAAAGCTCGCAATACTGGTCGACGATCCCTGGAAGGGCAAAACGCTCCCTCACAACCGCAGCGGAACGGCTGCCCATGGTCCTCGCAAGGGGACGATCGGCGAGAAGGCCGACTATGCGATTTGCGAGAGCGTCCGGGTCGCGCGGCGCAACCAGATAACCGTTCCAACCATCTTCGACGACATCACTGCAGCCGGGCATGCTGGAGGCGACGATCGGCAATTGCGCCAGTCCGGCTTCCAGCAACACACGCGGGATTCCCTCGCGATATTCGGTCGGAAAGGCGAATATGTCGGCCATGCCCAGGAGCGCAGGAACGTCCTGGCGTTTCCCCAGCACGATCACATTGGAACCATGTCGTTGCAGCTCGGCTTCTTCGACCGCAAATGGTCCTTCGGATTGCCACGGGCCGATGAGGACAAACCGGGCATTTGGCCTTTTGGCCAGAACCTTCGGCACCGCCTTGAGGAGCGTCGGTATGCCCTTTTGACGGGTCAGCCGGCCGACAAACATGACGATTTCAGCCGATTGAAGCCCTAATTCTTCGCGCATCTGCGCCGTCGGCGGCGCAAGGCGTCTCGCAGCGGTGAAGCTGCCAACATCGACGCCGGACCCACCGATGAGGCGCGCGTCGCCATGTCCGAGCAGCCTGTATCGTTGAAAGAATGCCTGATCGTCCCGGTTCTGGAAAACGGTCGCGGCCGTCCAGAAGGATACCAGCCATTGCAGCCCGCAGAAGATCGGCCGCAGCGCCAGGGCGCGCGGGGCAGGAGAAGAGAAGGTCCAGCCCAATCCGTTGATCGTGCGGATGACCGGTACTTGCCCTCGCACCGCGAGTGGGGTCAAAAGGTTCGGCTTGGTATCGAAACTCTGCACGATGTCCGGGCGCAACTCCGCCAGCAGTCTGCGAAGGGTCCTGACCGTGCCTGCTTTGCCGCTGCCGGTCGCGAAGCGGTCAAAGCCATAGCTCCGATGCGCAATGTCGTGGCGCAGGAATGGGGCCTCGTCGCCACTGGAGACGGCCGTGACCTGAAAGCCTCTGTCGCGCAGTTCTTCAAGAAAGGGAATTCTTAGGGCGTGGTCCTCACCTCCGACGCAGACCAGGTGCGGCCTCATTTTGCCGCTCCCAAGAACGTGCGGTCCACCAGTTGCCTGAAATGGCTCGAACTTGGATCGTCTTTCATGGCCCGCTGTCGCCGCGAGGGGTGCGCTCAGTCGCCTACCCAAGCTATGGGCGGGTCCAGTTGTTGTCCTCCTACGTTCGAATGAGAAGACGACGGGCCGCCCGGCGGTGATTGGGACCAATCATGAAAAAGGCGGGCCAACACAGGCTCAACAGGAGGCTGACGGTGGGTGGCGTCTGGAGGAGGGCTGCCTGCTAGCGATGCGGTCGTTCCGGCTCCTGCGATGCCTTCACGCGTCAGGCGAGGAACGCAGAGCGCCGTCTGCGGATCGAATTTGTGGGCGGCAACTGATGGACGAGAGCCGAACCCGGTCGTCCAAGCCAAGGACTATTCCAGTTTGGCCGAATGGTCGAACGGTATCCGAGCCGTTCTCCCTGGCTGGACCGGCAGAAGCGATCGGTTCGCCCCTGCCGGTCAGGCGCTTTGTCAGGTTACGAGAAAAGAGCTAGCGCCAAGGTGCAAATGCGAAGCGAGGGTGGCAAATTGCGTCTGGGCATGGCCGTCAATTCCGTCGCTGTCGAAGGAGAGCGCTCCGGTTGAACTGTTGTAGATGATGTGATCGTTGGCGTCACGCGCGCCTTGACCAACGTGGAAATTGCCGGACGCAAGCGCTCCCTGCTGGAGTCCTGCGAATATGGCGTGGTCGAGGTGGATCTTGTCTTGGGAAACCTGGAAGTCGCGGATCCTGTCGACATTGCCCGAGCCAAGGGCCGTGTCGAAGACGAAAGCGTCGTGGCCGCCATAACCCTTCAATGTGTCGGAGCCGCCACCACCGTTTATCTTGTTGTCGCCGTAGTTGCCGTTGACCTTCTGGGCGAGCTCGTTGCCTGTCAGGTCGATAGCGGTCTTGCCGCCCGTCCTGGAGGTGGAGAGCTGCTCGATATGCGAGCCGGCAGACAGAGCATAGCTGACCGAGGCCATCACCTTGTCGAAGCCGGCGCCCGCAGCTTCCATGACTTTGTCGTGGGCATTGTTGACATGGTAGGTGTCGTTGCCCTTGCCTCCTTGGACAATGTGGTCACCAACTGAAGCATCCGCGGTTGTCGGCGCGGTTGGCTCGGTTGTTGGCGGTGTCATATCGGAGGTTGGCGTCGGTGCCGGCTCGGTGGTCGCCACTGGCGTCGACGAGGTGGAGCTGGCATTGTGCTCCCGGAAGAAGGCCTGCAGATCCGGCGAGTTCTCAAGCGCCGTGTCGCCGTTCTGCGAGCCCCAGGCGTAGGCATAGTCAAACGCCGGCGACGGAACGAGCTTGGCCCAGTGATCCATCATCGTCTGCATCTGCGACGTGGTGGGAAGGACGTGCTTTCCGCCTGTATCAGTCTCCCACCCGCCACCGCCGAAGGTCTGGTAGACGGGGATGATCTTGTCCACCGGGATGCCTGACTTGACAGCCGCGGCCACGGCTCGGTCGATCATATCGTAGTCGACGGTGGTCGTGCCCGTGCGAACCGGATACGGATCCAGGCCGTAATAATCGATTCCAGTGCTCGCGGGATTATAGGTATTGGTGAAATCCGGATTGGTGGATGACCCCATGTTCATCATGGTAATGAAAGTCTTGGCGCCTGGAAAATGAGAATGGATCCAATCGGATTCGGCCTTCAGATTTTCAGTGCTGGCATAGGTTCCCCATTTGCCAGTAGGATCCGGCTCATCCATGAGAAAGAAACCGAACACTTTCGGATTGTTAAGAAAAGGCGTGACTTTGTCGATGAATGACTGGGTAACGCCATCATGAGCGCCCAGGTAAACCAGCGCCTTCATTCCGTCAGGCAGCTCGTTCACCTGGGAAAGATATTGAACGTCGACCAAATTGAATCCGGCCGTCGCAACGTCGGCGGCCGAACCGCCCGACGCATAATGGAGAGTTGCCATGCTTGTTCCTTCTTATGTCCGGCAACGCCCCCCAGCCCCGTTTGCCTAACCGAAAGCTACATTAGACAAAAGTCACATACCGATTTCAGTGGTCAAAATAATTGATTGGCGCCAAATCGATCGTTGGCGACCTTGCGAAAAAGGTTAATATTTTCAGCGCAGTCCGCCGAGGAATGACAAAGCTTCTCGCGACCGTTGTCCCCGAAACTCACCGATCCGCCGGCTCCCGATCGCCCGCAGGGCCACGATTTTGCTTCATTTCGATTAAACTAGGATACGTTAGCAGCGCCTCATATCCGGGAAAAACCGCTCGGATCCGATACTATTCAAGCACTGGGGACTTTCCATATTGAATAAATCCAAGAAAGCCACGCGGCACTTCCGCGTGAAAAACAGCAGGCTATGAATAAAAAACAAGAGCTGTCCTCCCTTTTACGCACCGCAATGTCTGACTGCGCACCGGGATTGCTTGGGATTGGGCTTTTTTCCGCGGTGACAAACGTCCTGGCGTTGACTGGTTCCCTCTATATGCTGCAGGTCTATGACCGCGTGCTGCCGTCCCAAAGCGTTCCGACCCTGGTCGGACTGACCATTGGAATGCTGGGCCTCTACGCAGCCTACGGACTGCTCGACTTCGTGCGGCTTCGCCTGCTGGTCCGCATTGCCAGTCGGCTCTACAGGAACCTGCATCAAAGGGCATTCGCCATATCGGTGCTTTTGCCGCTCAAGGCCGGTCGGGAGGCCGACCGGGTGGATCCACTGCGGGATCTCGAGCATCTGCGCGGCTTTCTTTCAGGATCCGGGCCGACGGTCATCTTCGATGCGCCCTGGATCCCGTTCTATCTGCTGATCATCTACATGCTGCACCCCTCCCTCGGGGTGCTGGCGACGATCGGTGCACTTGCCGTCGTAGCGCTGACCGCAGCCGCGGAAATTCTTGGCCGCAGGCCTGCCAGGCTGACATCGGAAGCCATGATCTCGCAGCGCGCTCTTGCCGAGTCCGGCCGCCGCAATGCAGAGGTCGTTCACGCCATGGGCCTTTCTTCCAGGCTGGCGCGGCGCTGGAGCGACACCGTTCATGGCTACCTCACGCATCAGGAGCGGCTCTCCGACATCATAGGTGGTACCAGTTCGCTGTCGAAGGCGCTGAGGATGGCATTGCAGTCCTCGGTTCTGGGCCTTGGCGCCTATCTGGTGATCGGCGGCGAAGCATCCCCCGGAGTGATCATCGCATCTTCGATATTGCTTGGCCGCGCGCTGGCTCCGGTCGATGCGGCCATCGGGAACTGGAAAGGGTTCCTGACGACCCGTCATAGCTACTTCCAACTCCAGGCGACGCTGGGTGCGTTCGAAGATCCGATCGAACCCATGGAATTGCCCCGGCCGCAGACGCGGCTGACCGTCGAAAGATTGACAGTCGCGCCGCCTGGCGTGCCGAAGCCGACCGTGCTCGATGCAAGCTTTCAGCTGTCCAGCGGCGCAGGACTGGCCATCGTCGGGCCGAGCGGTTCCGGCAAGACGACACTCGTGCGCGCGCTGGTCGGCGCCTGGAAGCCGCTGCACGGCAAAGTACGATTGGACGGGGCGTCTCTCGAGCAGTGGAACCCGCATTCGCTCGGAGCCCATATCGGCTATCTGCCACAGGACGTAGAACTTTTTGACGGGACGGTAGCGGACAACATTTCCAGGTTCGGCGGCAAGAGCGATCCCAAAGGCGTGCTGGCGGCCGCCAGAGCCGCGGGCGTCTATTCGATGATCATCCACCTGCCGGAAGGCTTCCAAACGCGTATCGGCGAGGGAGGCAGGGCCCTGTCGGCGGGACAGAGGCAGCTGATCGGCCTTGCCAGGGCGCTCTATGGCGAGCCGTTTCTCGTCGTCCTGGACGAGCCGAATTCCAACCTCGATGTCGAAGGCGACGCCGCCCTCGCGGGCGCGATCTTGGCTGTGCGCCAACGCGGAGGCATCGTCATCGTCGTTGCGCACCGCCCCTCCGCCCTTACCAATATCGACCAGGTGCTCGTGCTGGCCAACGGCATGGTCCGCTCGTTTGGCTCCCGCGAGAAGGTCCTGGCGAGTGTGGCGCGACCATCCGCTCCTGCCGCCCAGCGGTCGTCCCCGGTCATTCCGATGCAGAGGGGTGTGAGCGGGCATGCGTGACGTCGTGCTTCGCCTCCAAGCGCTCCTGCGATCTTGGCCTTGGTTCGATGCTGGTGAGCGTCCCGGGGATGCGAACTCGCTCAAGGCGCCTGGCAGCATCGGGCCTAGCCTGATGCTCGGACTGGCGGTGACCTGCCTGCTGGTCGTCGGCGCCGGGCTATGGCTTGGCCTGACCAAGATAGCGGGCGCTGTGATCGCGCCGGCAACCGTCGTGGTCGAAAGCAACACCAAGAAGGTCCAGCACCAGACCGGCGGCACGATCAGCGGCATCTTCGCGCAAGACGGCGATCATGTCCGGGCCGGCAACGTGCTGGTCAGGCTGGACGATACGCTGCCTCGGGCGAATCTGCAGATCATCAGCGAGGATCTCGACCGCGCCACGGTACGGCTTGCCCGGCTGGAGGCCGAACGCCAAGGCCAGACGACCATGCAGCTCCCAGCCAGTCTGCAGGCGGAAATGGGCGATCCGGACCTGGTGGCGCTGGTCAATGGCGAGCGTGCCCTGTTCGAAACGCGGGCGTCAGAATTGACGGGGCAAAAGTCGCTACTAAAGAGCCAGACAAAGCAGATTGAGCGTCAACTCGAGGGCCTGAAGGCCCAGCAGGCGGCGATCGATGAATCGGCGGGGTTGCTCGACCGCGACCTTACGGATGTCGATGCGCTCTATTCGAAGAAACTGGTTTCGAAAGAGCGCTTGAGCAATGTGAGATTGGATGCGACGCGGGCCAAAGGCGAGTCTGGACGCCTGGCGGCGGCGGTAGCTGAAGCGCAGATCAAAATCAGCGAAACCGAGTTGCAGATCCTGCAACTTGACGAGCAGCGGCGCAGCGACGTGACGAAGGAACTGCGCGAAACGGAAGCCAAGCGGACTGAACTCACCGAACGCAAGATCGTCGCGCAGGACGAGTTGACCAAGACGGAAGTCCGCGCACCGCAGTCTGGGACGGTACAACAGTCCACGGTCCACACGGTTGGCGGCGTCATTGCACCTGGGGAGTCGCTGATGACGATCGTTCCCGATACCGACAATCTTGTCGTGGACGCGCTCATTCCACCCTCTCGGGTAG
Protein-coding sequences here:
- a CDS encoding exopolysaccharide transport family protein yields the protein MAGSAISRIRLPRAAAQPTPPLLENRERIRPRRERADTQAASSQLAVALGRRKWSILAFAVVGGVLAALVGLVRPVMFEATSQLIIDPPARSSLAPGGSSAQDLIDSSIDDHITMLSSQGHLRRVATALHKVEGSTPGQGASKTGISRPGPGPAPKSAFAAGILERLWPQSAQAAVDSDLKLLRNRTRIGQELRSRIISVAFADEDPVRAATVANTFAQVYVDELAKKRQAEDRLELDAVVANLPRVQTDLVAATDRLEKYRLSHGAVDQGSADSAARERADLSQQISMSKADLAAMESRLQHIHDLRKENAPVGSLADALGTPELADLAVRQASAPADKDLSTAIANEIEQGVARVEAEVNTYRAQVGALEDRKNVLDAVAADTATRLSGLRALEPQVSLLTQRYNELLSRQQDLIRRIGAPSAGVSILSPAWPPAKPQTLPPIFLVPPGMVAFAILGAVFVLVRNRFNRTLRGEVETEAALRIPCIGLIPDPGKMHMKQLRELVLGESRSAYSRAVTSLLVAAAPNQARTRSPHTIFVTSSLREDGANELAWSLALAATRLGGPVLLIDLERAHHQLTQEFLHQRSGPKALRSFGDFISNRCSLEDAVATMPEAGVDLMTVAPSEDLLRLLARADSLECRDELQAAYGLVIINGPPGLAGPEARFLTNWADAILFAIRWSRTPRNTARAVLDLLQRDGAISVPTGSVLTGVNLKRHAKYQFGDSADLLFAKLP
- the asnB gene encoding asparagine synthase (glutamine-hydrolyzing) gives rise to the protein MCGIAGILVAACRDPKSLEAIGEMTRSLRHRGPDGEGLWTDRDAGIALGHRRLAIVDLSGAGRQPMRSASDRYVISFNGEIYNFRDLRRELEAAGHQFHSTGDTEVMLVAIETWGLEAALKRFAGMFAFALWDLKTRTLHLARDRMGKKPLYVALAGHALVFASELKAISRFPLFCPELDLDAAGSMLSKGWVPDHKCIWRGVFKLPPGSLLSVRSTDLAEAGSAVSLCQRVDHWWSLAEVAAKGLERPILGSDDELTDELDELLRLAVRERMVADVPLGGFLSGGIDSSTVVALMQAQSRSAVRTFTIAFAEGGFDEAPYAAEVARHLGTDHTELHLSPDAAREVIPELPRIWDEPFADESQIPTLLVARLARQHVTVALSGDGGDECFAGYGRHFMANRLKRQQSLPLMVRRTMASGLSLLARVAREDFLRGLPLAANVRHMLRSDRLDRLAGLLTARHEDELYRRLVTPPAARLTRHSQSGSIDSAPKLDGLLSRLLYDDMAGYLPGDILVKLDRATMANGLEGRCPLLDHRVVEFAWRLPSEAKVRNGSGKWILRNLLRRYLPDRLIDRPKQGFDVPVAAWLRGPLRNWATDLLADMRRDGENVLDSTRVQDCWLDHMRGQDRSRELWSAFMFQAWLNEARREKVPIDPSRTLDMAGV
- a CDS encoding O-antigen ligase family protein, encoding MIRDALLAAGVALSFASQISVPGLPLGYGEFFLAIWIMLSIGRILAGGRIEVTAASLQLAGFWLLLSLTLAIGTVVGYFTTVLYLTGLSHDAMAYGLLASFTCLAVLEPNAEFHLRRSAWWMVAIAVCAFAIQVGLAFGGIHQPGVDPWYWDRFRGWSENPNQLALYCAVFGPLALHLAATSRNRWAQFLALSSLIPIIYVGRLTKSDTYLYTTILSGLVFLGLRSRAWFASNGNRPSLARQIALLLMIGAAPLALAAAPYAVTEESSVASFAKSLTKDGGGEATAETFELRVFLWNEAIEKGLQSGSLGLGPGPHLERPPVADRQFLERPFEAHNTILDLYLQGGLVAVLALVWIVGSAAMSAWRSRFDALSVLLASVVVFSMPHLIIRHPIVWFALTFCLVAGMRQELRHGLQHARIA
- a CDS encoding glycosyltransferase family 4 protein, with protein sequence MRPHLVCVGGEDHALRIPFLEELRDRGFQVTAVSSGDEAPFLRHDIAHRSYGFDRFATGSGKAGTVRTLRRLLAELRPDIVQSFDTKPNLLTPLAVRGQVPVIRTINGLGWTFSSPAPRALALRPIFCGLQWLVSFWTAATVFQNRDDQAFFQRYRLLGHGDARLIGGSGVDVGSFTAARRLAPPTAQMREELGLQSAEIVMFVGRLTRQKGIPTLLKAVPKVLAKRPNARFVLIGPWQSEGPFAVEEAELQRHGSNVIVLGKRQDVPALLGMADIFAFPTEYREGIPRVLLEAGLAQLPIVASSMPGCSDVVEDGWNGYLVAPRDPDALANRIVGLLADRPLARTMGSRSAAVVRERFALPGIVDQYCELYRHVLTARPGGGLAHTAMAKRIANRRLDEARR
- a CDS encoding calcium-binding protein, whose translation is MATLHYASGGSAADVATAGFNLVDVQYLSQVNELPDGMKALVYLGAHDGVTQSFIDKVTPFLNNPKVFGFFLMDEPDPTGKWGTYASTENLKAESDWIHSHFPGAKTFITMMNMGSSTNPDFTNTYNPASTGIDYYGLDPYPVRTGTTTVDYDMIDRAVAAAVKSGIPVDKIIPVYQTFGGGGWETDTGGKHVLPTTSQMQTMMDHWAKLVPSPAFDYAYAWGSQNGDTALENSPDLQAFFREHNASSTSSTPVATTEPAPTPTSDMTPPTTEPTAPTTADASVGDHIVQGGKGNDTYHVNNAHDKVMEAAGAGFDKVMASVSYALSAGSHIEQLSTSRTGGKTAIDLTGNELAQKVNGNYGDNKINGGGGSDTLKGYGGHDAFVFDTALGSGNVDRIRDFQVSQDKIHLDHAIFAGLQQGALASGNFHVGQGARDANDHIIYNSSTGALSFDSDGIDGHAQTQFATLASHLHLGASSFLVT
- a CDS encoding type I secretion system permease/ATPase — its product is MNKKQELSSLLRTAMSDCAPGLLGIGLFSAVTNVLALTGSLYMLQVYDRVLPSQSVPTLVGLTIGMLGLYAAYGLLDFVRLRLLVRIASRLYRNLHQRAFAISVLLPLKAGREADRVDPLRDLEHLRGFLSGSGPTVIFDAPWIPFYLLIIYMLHPSLGVLATIGALAVVALTAAAEILGRRPARLTSEAMISQRALAESGRRNAEVVHAMGLSSRLARRWSDTVHGYLTHQERLSDIIGGTSSLSKALRMALQSSVLGLGAYLVIGGEASPGVIIASSILLGRALAPVDAAIGNWKGFLTTRHSYFQLQATLGAFEDPIEPMELPRPQTRLTVERLTVAPPGVPKPTVLDASFQLSSGAGLAIVGPSGSGKTTLVRALVGAWKPLHGKVRLDGASLEQWNPHSLGAHIGYLPQDVELFDGTVADNISRFGGKSDPKGVLAAARAAGVYSMIIHLPEGFQTRIGEGGRALSAGQRQLIGLARALYGEPFLVVLDEPNSNLDVEGDAALAGAILAVRQRGGIVIVVAHRPSALTNIDQVLVLANGMVRSFGSREKVLASVARPSAPAAQRSSPVIPMQRGVSGHA
- a CDS encoding HlyD family type I secretion periplasmic adaptor subunit, translated to MRDVVLRLQALLRSWPWFDAGERPGDANSLKAPGSIGPSLMLGLAVTCLLVVGAGLWLGLTKIAGAVIAPATVVVESNTKKVQHQTGGTISGIFAQDGDHVRAGNVLVRLDDTLPRANLQIISEDLDRATVRLARLEAERQGQTTMQLPASLQAEMGDPDLVALVNGERALFETRASELTGQKSLLKSQTKQIERQLEGLKAQQAAIDESAGLLDRDLTDVDALYSKKLVSKERLSNVRLDATRAKGESGRLAAAVAEAQIKISETELQILQLDEQRRSDVTKELRETEAKRTELTERKIVAQDELTKTEVRAPQSGTVQQSTVHTVGGVIAPGESLMTIVPDTDNLVVDALIPPSRVDDVRSGQPVSIRFPAFDAGTTPACRGTVRWVSADLINDPQRQLSYFSARIGVENKASCLTDAKVLKPGMPAEVHISTGQRSVWSYLLKPLTDQMSRAFR